The following is a genomic window from Chania multitudinisentens RB-25.
ACCATTCACAAAGCCAGAGGAGAAAGGCACGCTTTGGTAAGCTTCTACCGCAGGAATAGGTGCACCAGCAGGCCATATCAGCGCGGCAATGCCCAATATAGCCATCGCTACAATCTTCAACGGAGCCAGAATATGGCCCACGGTATCCAGCAGGCGGCCCGGATACAGCGAAATACCAATCACCAACGCGAAATAGACCAGGCTGTAAATAAGCAGTGGCAGGGCACCATCACCGGTTAACGGAGCAATACCCACTTCGAAGGAAACGGTGGCAGTACGTGGGATAGCAAACAGCGGGCCAACGGCCAGATAGCACACCGTCGCCAGTAACAAACCTGCGCTGCGGCCTATGGGCGTGCTCAGTGCGTCAACCCCACCTCCCACACGCGCCAGCGCGATCACCGTAATGACCGGCAACCCCACGGCAGTGACCAAAAAACCGATGGCCGCAGTCCATACATGCTCACCGGCCTGTAACCCCACCATCGGCGGGAAGATAATGTTTCCGGCACCGACGAATAAAGCGAAGGTCATAAACCCCAACGCCAGAATATCTTTTGATGTTAAACGCTGACTCATACGCTGTTGTGTTGCCTGTGCAAATGAAAAAAAATTCCCGATAGCCTAATGACAAAATGCCTGAATTAGGTTGCTGGCCAACCATCGCATCTTAAGAGCAACAAAGACAAAAACGCCCAATACTCGGCGCGTCGTCCTTGTCCGAAAGATAACCACTCAGATGATGGGCAGAGTTTTAGAAGTTATATCCCCAGCGGATTTCACATTGCAGCCAGCTACGCTGCGCCTGAAAAACACCAAGAACCAAATGGCGGTTGAGTCCAGCAATGGGGCTAAGTTAAACTTTTATAGCACCGAAAGACAAGATGCAGCGAATAAAGCAGAGTGTTCGACCAGATAATATTTTTTAGCCAGTCGATCCTGTTGAACATCAATGAATATACACTACATGATTTGTATTATTTTTAAGCACCAATCTCACACATTGTGAACATATGGATTAATATTGCGTGTTAACGCCAAAAAATAACCATTTTATGCACACAATACGCTCACTTTGGGCCGCTCATTTCCCGTGCCATGAGATTTAATCAAGCCCCAGAAGCCCCCGTGTTTTTTGCAGCGTATCCGGTGGCAACGGCAGATAACCGTCATGATTCACCAACGCCTGCCCCTGCACAGAAAGCACGCGATCAAGGAAAGCCGCAGTCAGCGGCTCCAGCGGCCGATCGGGGGCTTTATTGATGTAAATATACAGATAACGTGATAACGGGTAGCGGCCATTGCGCACGTTGGCTGCCGTAGGGGCGATGTAGTGATTACCGGATTCAGCCAACGGCAGTAAACGCACCCCGCTGGCGCGAAAGCCAATACTGGCATAACCGATGCCGTTTAACGAACCTGCCACCGCCTGCACCACCGAAGCCGACCCCGGCAATTCGTTCACCCGCGCCATAAAATCACCGCCGCACAAGGCGCGTAATTTAAAATAACCGTAAGTACCAGAAGCAGAATTGCGGCCAAAACGTTGCAAGGCGCGCTGTTGCCAATTGCCCTGCAACCCCAGTTCCCCCCAGCGCCGAATTGCGCTGTTCTCACCGCAGCGGCGGGTAGCGGAAAAAATCTGATCAAGCTGCGGCAAATTCAGCCCACGCAAGGGATTATCCTGATGCACCAACACCACCAGCGCATCGACGGCCACCGGCACCGCCAACGGGGGATAGCCATAACGTTGCTCAAACGCCGACACTTCCGCTGTTTTCATCGGCCGGCTCATCGGCCCCAGCTGAGCCGCACCCGCCGCCAATGCGGTTGGGGCTGTTGAAGAACCGGCAGCCTGAATTTGCAGGTTAACGTTAGGATAGTGCTGACTGAAATCCTGCCCCCACAACCCCATCAGATTGGCCAATGTGTCTGAACCCACGCTGGAGAGATTGCCGGAAAGCATCCTGTCGGGCTGCGCCAGCGCACCAGGGCCGATCAGCAGCAAACAAAGCAGCAATCCTTGGGTGAATCGAGCCATAGACATGTCCGCACGTTAATTTTTCACCGCATTCTCTGACAAAGCGGCGGGGACAAGCAACCGATTAGGCAAGGTAAAAATGAAACGCGTCCCGATCCCGAGCTCGCTCAGGATCTCCAACCGTGAATCATGGTGGCTGAGCACATGTTTGACAATCGCCAACCCCAGCCCGCTGCCCCCAGTTTGGCGTGAACGTGCTTTATCAACGCGATAAAAACGTTCAGTCAGCCGCAAGATATGTTCAGCCGCAATGCCCGGCCCATTATCACTCACCTGGAATTGTGCCCCATGCAACGTTTGCTGCCAGCTCACTTCAATATGGGTGCCCGGCGGCGTATGGTTGATGGCGTTATACACCAGATTAGAAACCGCGCTGCGCAGCTGATCCTCATTACCAAATACCTTGAGGTTTTCATTTACCCGGAAGCTGATTTCATGGTGCCCACCGCTGAGCGACT
Proteins encoded in this region:
- a CDS encoding PstS family phosphate ABC transporter substrate-binding protein, translated to MARFTQGLLLCLLLIGPGALAQPDRMLSGNLSSVGSDTLANLMGLWGQDFSQHYPNVNLQIQAAGSSTAPTALAAGAAQLGPMSRPMKTAEVSAFEQRYGYPPLAVPVAVDALVVLVHQDNPLRGLNLPQLDQIFSATRRCGENSAIRRWGELGLQGNWQQRALQRFGRNSASGTYGYFKLRALCGGDFMARVNELPGSASVVQAVAGSLNGIGYASIGFRASGVRLLPLAESGNHYIAPTAANVRNGRYPLSRYLYIYINKAPDRPLEPLTAAFLDRVLSVQGQALVNHDGYLPLPPDTLQKTRGLLGLD